The Arabidopsis thaliana chromosome 5, partial sequence genomic interval aattatttgtattattatattgataccaccaatcaaaatatttgttcatAGTGTTACTTGGAAGGTGTAGTCCCAAACGATTGATCGTAATGAGAAATAGTATAGTATAAGCCCTCTCGCTTTAGATGGGTTATAAACTAATTGTTGGCTTGTCTCTGAACTTGTACTGCAGATAATTGGTAGAGAGAAGCCTCAGCAGAAGAATGTCCATCTTTTGGAAGAAGTCCAACGCCTTAGAGGGAGACTGGCTTCTACTGGAACTGTTTTGGTTGCGACGCGAGATGATAACTTTGCTCTTAGACTTGCTATAGATGCACTTGTGAAGGCAACACAAGAAAAACCATTGACTTGTTCCATTTGTAGTGACAAAACCGACGCTGAGCACATGTTATTGAACGACAAATGCCTTCACCGTCATTGCTTTTCTTGCGTGAAACAGCAAGTGAAAGTGAAGCTTCGTAGCGGAATAGTGCCCCCGTGCCTTGAAGATGGATGCAAGTCTGAGCTCACTCTTGAAAGTTGTAGCATGGTTTTGACACCAAAGCTGATTGAGATGTGGAAACGTAAAATGGAGGAGGACTTAATTCCCGATGCTGAGAAAATCTACTGCCCATATCGAAGCTGCTCAATGTTGATGTCCAAAACCGAGCTTTCAAGAGAAGCCGAACAATCCAATGTCCGAGCATGTATCAAATGCTCTGAACTCTTCTGCATTGACTGCAAAGTACCATGGCATTCTGATTTGTCCTGTGCTGATTACAAGAGAATTCACTCTGAACGTCTGGTTAATGACATGATGCTTAAGGTTCTGGCAAACGACCAAATGTGGCGTCAATGTTCCGAGTGTAAGCACATGATTGAACTGACTGAGGGTTGCAATCACATAACTTGCAGGTAAATATATTGAATCCGACAAAGCTACTTCATATGGAtagttttatttcataatGTCTTCTTACATTCATTGTGTAGATGTGGATATGAGTTTTGCTACAGATGTGGGCACAAATGGACTAAGTATCATCATTACAGTTGCCAACTTATGGATAATcgtgaagatgaagaagattataaTCTTCATGTTGATGCTGAGGTcaacaatgatgatgatgacgatgaagatTATGTATTTGATGAAGATTATGAGGAGGATGacgatgatgacgacgatgatgatggcACAACATACAGCTTAGAAGACTTTCGAAGAGAGATTTCGTGAATCATCGAGACCAATATATGTTAATCCAAAGAGATTAAATTATGTCATATGACCAGAGAGATAAGAGCAGATAAACTCCCAGATAATTTTAAGctttaaactatttttgtaatgtgctatattattatttaagtTTTCTATAGTTTGAAGGTAATTTACATATAGTGTTGATCTTATTAAGCCAGTTTATAGCCTAGTAGTAATCGACAACGACAAACAGAGTCGGGTACGTAGATATATCATAACCAAACTATTTAATCTTTGAAGGTAGATCATAAGCGAATACATTAGTATGTAACAGATCTTTCTCTTATGAATTTTGTCAACAGCCCTCTCACTTCTGAAATCTGCGTTAACCTACATGTTCAGTACAGAGGATACCTTAGCATTTTGTTACAATCGAAACGACAAATCAGACGACGCAATGAGATCTCTGagacaacaaacaaaccataAATGAAGCTCTTTTCGTCTCGTGAATCATTCTTGGTTATCTATGACCTCCTCAAAGCATCCAACCAGAAAAATAACACAATGGATTTGAAGCCTGATCATGGTAAACATGTTATCCAACCTCTCCAGCTATGTACCAAAAACAATGATGTTTCAGGCTGGTTCTGTTTAGGTGCTCTTTTGCCTGAACGTCTTGTTAGGTTAAGCAAAAGTCTTGCATTGACACCGTTAGATGAAACCTGACAAGTGCTTATCGACTTATCCAACTTCGGCCACAAATCTTTGTAATACCATTTTCGTTCATTTTGTCCCTAAGATGAGCAACATCCGTCCACCGGTCTAAAGCTGCATAAATATTTGACAGAAGCACGTAACTACCGGCACTTTGTGGTTCAAGCTCAAAGAGGTGCCTTGCAACTACCTCTGCTATCTCAGTATTCCCATGTAGACTACAACCACCCAAAAGTGAACCCCAAGCACTAGCATGAGCTTCAAAGGGCATGGATTTGATAAGCTCATAGGCCTCTTTAAGCTTCCCTGTCCGGCTAAGAAGATTCACAATGCATGAATAATGATCAGGAGATGCCAAAATAGAATATTTCTTTCGCATTAACTCGAAATACCTCAATCCCTCCTCAACAAGCCTGGATTGGCCACAAACTTTCAATATTACTGTGAAGGCAACTTCATCAGGAACAATACCTTCGTCTACCATTTTCTCAAACAGTCGAATAGCTTCACTTCCACACCCGTGGATCGCCATTCCTTCCATCATCGAACAATATGAAACAAGATCTCGCTGAGGCATCTCTTCAAACAACTTAGCTGCTCTGTCCATGTGGCCACACTTGGCATTCATGTCTATCAAAGCAGGTACAACATAATGACTAGAAAACTTATTCATCCTTTGGTGCAGATAAGAATCAACCTTTTCACATAACTCAAAACAACCCATCTGAGAACAAGCTGACATCAAACCCACCATTATAAACTCATCAGGTTTGACATTCTTCGCACACATTTCGctaaaaaccttaaaagcCTCATTCGGCTGACCGTTCTGTGCATAACCCAATATCAAAGCTGACCATGCTCTAACATCAACACCCCTCGCTTCCTCAAACAAATCCCTTGCAGAAACCATATCACCACCTTTAGCATACCCATCAATCATAGAGGTATACGAAATTATATCTCTCTTAggcatttcatcaaacaactTCTTAGCATTAACCAAATCACCAGATTTAACCAACCCATCAACCAAAGCATTCCAAGATCCCAAATTACGCTCAGGCATAAGATCAAACATGCTCTTCGCTTCCTCTAACTCCCCAGATTTCACATAGGCAACAACCAAAGCTGTCCAAGAAACAGCATTTCTCTCAGGCATTTCCCCAAACACCTTACGTGCACTAAACAAATCCTTACATTTACcataaaaatcaacaaaacttgTACCCACAACAACATCTTTATCAAACCCAATTCTCAAAACTAACCCATGAACCGATGAACCAACACGAACCTGTCCATTGTTAGAACAAACTTTCATAACCAAAGGAAAAGTATACTCATCAGGTCTAGCTAAACCTGTTCTCATCATCCGCATTAGAATCGAAACAGtctcaaagaagagaaacttatTCGAGTACCCTTTAATCAAATGATTCCAGAGATAAGTTCCAGGAGAAGGAACACgttcaaaaacagaggaagagtaagagagagacgaagaagacgaagaagacgaagagatgAAGATTGAGATGAGATTCTGGTCTTGTTCAAGACCTTTGCGGATGATTCGGGCATGGATTTGATTAAGATGAATCTCGGATTTGCAGAGCTTGAAGAGGGTTTCGAGTGAGAGCAAAGAAGGATGAGATAATCTCTGGATCATTCGGGATCAAATGGGGCTATTAGGAAACATATGTTTGTATGTAAATTTGTATGCTTTTGTCATAACATGAATCTTGGTGGATTCTAATTTGTTAAAGTTTTCGATGAGAATCGATTTTTTGTAGAAGAATTTTGTAAAAGATGAAACCTTGGAGAAGGGTTTAAGGGTTTACAGATGGCAGCTTGAGGTTTTTATTgggttttcaaaattgattgttaattttgtaaattcgAGATTGTTTATTTAGGAATTGACAAATACCATTTCTCTGTTTGAAACTGTAACACccaatttcaaaaatataatggTGCATGCGGAAAGgtttaaaagaattgatttaACCACCTATATCATCAAAGTGCACATATCTTTTCAGTTAAACATCCCGATAGAATTTCAGAATTAAATGTGTTTGGGCTTGAGTAGTTCAAGATGGGTGAACTTCCGGAAAACAATTGTCGGAACCATGCGAGTGAACCCAAAGTATGGGGAAAGATCATGTGGTGATTTGTAGTTTTGGTAACAAGTCTTTAAAGCCTCTTGGACATGACGCATCGACCGTCAGACAGAGGTGGTGCCCATAAGCCCGAAAGAGAACGTGGGGCCCACTGGTAGGGGCGGTCGTGACGTTACAGAAATTTTTAGTTATCGAGGGGTTTTTAGTGTATGAAATAACATATACAGATAATTcaattatcattttgtttgattcggtatagtttaaattttggttcatATTCGTTTTCTTAATGttaaaatacatatttctaactcaaaaccaattgaAAATAAGTGGATTGACCTATTCCTCGAGATAATGTTCAATGAACTATCTCGATGGAATTAGATCTTCCTGAACTATCTCGATGGAATTAGATCTTCCTTTGGGCCATCAATTAGTGGAGGTGATCGGACCATTTTAGAATATGGGTTTCCAACTAACTTAGTTTTTCCTCTCACCAAGTTAGGGGTTTGATTTAAGGTCATTTTACAGGAAAGAATCATGCGTTTCTTTAAGTTTATAGATAACATTGTTACTTTCTTAAATAACTgacttttattatttgtaaattgttttcaGGTTAACTTGTATAAATCCGtaacaacacacaaaaaccaGAGTAAATATTTCCGGTGAGAAAAGGTCAGTTTTCTCTCTCAGTTCTTCATCCTATAGTCTCAACAGGAAAACATGATCAATATTCGACATTTTGATCTCTGTAGATAGAGAGATTCTACCGTTTCCTTCACAAGCTTTAGCCTGTCTTTTGTGAACGAAGATCGATGTCAATACGCTTAATTTCTTCCTTGAGCTCTGGTAAAGAAATAGGACTTGCCTTTGAGTTAAGCGTCGTCTCTTTCTTTGCTAATAAAGCTGAGAGATGCTTAAGACACGAAAGGTATTCTGACTTTACTTCAGAAGAATCTTGCAGCTGAGTTCCATAACCAAACTGCacaaaacaaaggaaacaaaaatggaagaaTGAAAAACATGGAATCAGTGTCCAATGGTTTTTTTTCCCACACtattaaaattcatttttgttaGTGACGAATTCTTTGGAGTAGCAAGAGGACAAATAGATACTTACATTACATACTAATGAAAGCTGGGATAAGTAAGTTAATTAAGAGTGAAAGATTATTTTCAATAGTGGATCATCCAGAATAATCTCGAGGTTCTAGGTTCATAAGCCAGATTCATATTTGGAGAAGCTATTAATTGCTTACCTCTTTGTAAGCTGTAACACATTGGAGAAGTGAATCTTCAGCTGCATGCAGATTTTCTTCCTGCAATGTCAAGAGTCAACAGGTTTACACATGTTTGTTCTTTAGCGTAAAGCATCAATACAAAGTCGACTCAGTGTTCATCGTCGAGTCAAGTACATTGAACCTAACGAAATGAGCAGAAAGCTTGTGTCtaaatctatataaatttcCATTTGACGGCAATGAACTCTCGCGTTGGAGGACTAACCTTTGGCTCATGGATCTCATTTTTGCTCATCTCCAAAGCTGCAAGACTCTCAAGAGATTGCAGCTGCAACGAATAGAAAAGGTCCCAAACGAATTGTTCTTAAGAGCATATAATTCCCAAGTATTGCTTCTATAGAGACTTACCAGTATGACTAAAGCCGCGTGTTCATAATTCCTAAGAGCTGCACTGGATTTTTCGTCTTTCTGCGCTTTgctcttttggtttttaagcTTATGCAGAACGTCCTTTGCTATCCTGGTTTACACCAACATTTATTTTGTCACATTTTGATACATGAAGATTAAAAACTCAAAGATCAACTTAAGCTAAGAAAAGAGAGCTAGTACAGAAAGATATATAGATACCAACCTAGCTGAGTTTTCAAGATAATTCTTTGCTTTTTCTAGTTTGGATAGAGCTTCACTGTTATCAGTTCTTCTCATCTGACTAGCCTGAAGCATAAATGTCTTTGCGATGTGCAGCAAGTTTCCACCTATCTATCAATCCAGGAGAGGACATAAGATGAATATCACTCTATTTCCAATATATAGATGAATGTTTTACACAAGAGAGTGAACCTGGATATGTCCTTCTGGAAGTAATTTTTTTCGGGCATTGAGACACCTAGCAGGAAGATTGTCATAGAGTTAGTTATATACATTTGGGAATCATCATATTACTCTGATAACCTAATCAAGACTTTATGTACGCACTTTTCAAAAAGTTCTAGAGCTTCTCCCAGCTTCCCAGATAATCGTAAAGTGAGAGCCAATGCTTCAGCTGCAGTTATTGCCTCCATTGAGTTCCATCCCTGTCATAGATTTTAGCCATTACGAAGTTATAAACTAGAATCATAAACATAATGGATGCAACTAGCTACATCTATGTAAGTGATCTCCTCAACTTATGACTGATGTGAAATCAGCAGTTCAAAAGCATAATTAAGCTCGTTTAAGTAAAAAACTATCGTCCCAATTATAGACCTCTATAACTGCACAATATCTGAAAGATTTAAACTTGTCTATTCCACCATGCAAATACCAGGAAGTTAGAACATTTTCCTACAGTACTAGATTAGAAAGTTAGAATTTGCAAGGACGAAAAGAGGATGCAGCAAAACAGAAGGATTGTAAGATGTTAAATCAACGAAAAAGATTCTTAAACTCGACAGCTAAAGGAAagttatgtaagaaaaaaccaCACCTTCGATAATTCCATCATGTGCAATAATTTCCTTTGAAGTTTTTCAGCCTCGGCCAGACGATTGGATCGTATATATATCTGAAACAACAGACGAGAATGTAAAATAACAGAATTTCTGTGGTTTAGTTCATTGCTTCAAATCAATGCATTGTAAGAATAGAAGGCGACATCCCAATTACAAGTATAGTTTAAGGCAAGAAAACCTGAGAAAGATATCTCAGTCTCCTGATATATGCCATGGACTCTCCTTGACCACCTTCCTACATCAGAAGACGAAAAATACAATAAAGATGCATCcaattgacaaaataaaacgtCAAGATGGCACAAATATCAGTATTTTTAGGATACCGACATGCCTCAAGTATTTTAAGAGAATCCAGAATAAGAGCTTCCGCATCTGTATTTTTTCCTAGCATATGTAATACCTGTCGAATATCGGATCATATGTAAGAAGGAAGTTGAAAATCATAGATTCAAATCAGACTTCATGACAGCATGGATGCGTCATATTAGATGCATTTTATCATATGTCTGACTGGGCGAGAGCTATTATCAAGTTCAGGGTGACAATATGTGGCTAATATGCAAGAATCTTAAGAAAAGAAGTGTAATATTCATTACAAGTTTAAAGAGCTCATGaagattaacaaaatcaagaaaaatgagACATGAAAGTACCGTTCCAAGATGATACATTGTCTCTGCATAATCCGGATGATTATACCCCAGGACTCGTCCTTTCAACTAGATGggaatcaaaagaaacaataagaagagaaatacATACTACCAAGTGCTAAGTGtgaattgaaaataataaatagtaaTCACCACATCCATACCTTTAAAGCACGCTGCACATGGAGCGATcagccaaaaaaattaaaaaaaaattattagcaTCACAGAATGTAAATCATTCGACTTTGGTGGCAGTATATCaatagataaagaaaaacataaaaacaggCAAACAACACGAATTAACAAGCAGACAAGTACATTTGCTGTGGATATTGTAGTCCTGATCAATTTAATCCACCTTTCAGAAAAAGAAGGTAAAACACTTATTTTGGACCAATTTTCTGATTCTAGCATCTAAACTTCAATTTGTAACATGCCCTTTTATCATGACAACTTCATTTTCGTATACATAGCCAGCAACATTCATGACTCCAATTCATCATAATTTTTCACGTAAGAAATAACAGCAAACACACACCTCCTAATCTCAAATACCAACACTACAGCAATCCAGATAGCCAAGGGACTATATATGACAAATTCATATTTGATGCCttgttttgcaaaataaaaaaatgattgtacCTCATAGCACGCACGAGCTTCCTCAAGTTTTCGCTGGACAAGATAGAGTTGTCCAAGGTTGTGGAGAGTAGCACCAACACTGCATTGTTAAGAATATGgttgaatgaatgaatgaacaTACACACTAAGGGTGTCAAACTCGtcaccaaaaaatatataaaatatagcaCAATTCCTGATAGTTCTAGGTGTCGCATGACTTTCAATTTAGCCAGTGGGATTTTCATAAAGATCACGAAGAAggccaaataaaaattggacGTAAAGAAAGACTtatggattttaaaattttcatgtCAGGGAGAGGCATAAAGAGAAAAGTAAGCAATCTAAAAGAGGCATATAACTAAAATGTACCAGAAAACTCAGCCAGTTTCCAGAAATGTGATGGGTTCTCGGCTAAATTATGAGTGATCATAAATAGATGAAGTTTCGGAACAATAGTATTAATCAGGTAgcatcaaaactcaaaagataaTGATATGATCTCTCACCGCACATCGTCAGGACCGTAGAACTCCTCCAAGATACTAACAGCTTCTAGGTATAAAGGCTCTGCTTTGTCGAATTCTTTCTTGACTCTATATAACTCTGCCTTACATAGAGGAACGAAAAGATAGAGCAATTAGCGTAAGAAAACAAGATATGACAAGTTTTTAAAAGCAGAGAACTGTAACaatgaatttttttggaaaagatgACTCTCCCAAGAAAGAATGGAACTTCTCAGAAAGAAATTGATCATGAAACCATTgttctaaaatatataaagaaattgaaaattaaaaaggataTGGCTACATTCCTCAGCCAGAAAACAGTAAACTGTTAAACACTTATCCTTAGAGGACCATACTCAAGATGCTGATATGAAATGAACAAGCAAAAAGCACGACAATCCAAGGAACTAAACATAGAAACTAAAAAAGCTGAATAAAGAAAGCCCACAGAGACCAACCAGATTGTTGCATGCAGATGCAACATGTGGATCCTTCTCTCCAAAACCTTCCTTAGCTTCCTGTATTGCCGAACCGAAAAGTCTCTCAGCCGGCTCGAGTTTCCCCTATAAGATAGAGCAAATTATCTAGCAAGATAAACATAGCTTgttcaaagaaataaaacacaTATTAAGCTTCATTATTCTCAAACATCAACCTGAAAGAAATAATCTCTTCCACTATCAGTAAACACCCTCCACTTAGATGTGTGTATATTAGATACAACCGACCCGTCCTCAATTTTTTCTAGCCCAGTATTGCCACTCTCATCCATATTATCTCCAGATTTCGACTTCATAGACTCATCCTCTGCCAATACAGTGTTCCCACAAAACCCAAGGATTGCTGAAAAGGAATAAACcatatcatattatatacagaaaaagaatgagaaatTCGAATCATAACGTCACAAAGACATCAACATTGAGCACACATACACACCAGCTTGTCCAGATAAGATAATCCAAAGCCGAGAATCCAAGAGATGCAAATTTGTTCTATGGCCTCCATAATCATTCTGATACGAAATCCTCGGTTTCCCTGCAATTAAACCGCTGAATTCTTGAGACTCTTTTAGATCCATTTTGACAATCTCTCACATAAAAACTCAACATTCTTACtcaaatataaacaatttttgtcCTTTTGTTAAGAATCAAGAACCTATCTTTTACATGAGAATCATCTAAAAAGGTTGAAATGGTTACACAAACTCTGAGTTCAAATTGAATACTATACAAAATTTCacatatagagaaaaaatttaaaagatttcgATTCAGTTCCACTGAAATGTTACAAATCAAATTCTATCATTGtgtgaagaaatcaaaaatcaacGTTAAAAGATACATAATTTCGAATAGAAACAAAGAATGGCATAATGGGATTTGATAAAGGAAAGAAATTGATTCGAGAAATGATCTAAAAGAGTTACCGGAGAGTGGATTAGCGAAAGTGGTGCAGATCAGATTCCgcgaagaagagaaggaacgTGAAGTCCGATGAGTTCCTTTGTAAAGAGTCGACAAAATTCGAAGCAgagacatttgtttttttttcttcctcaagtTTTGTCAGACGCGAAGAATCCTTAAACCCTCGAGTATAGTGAAGTTGCTCACCaggtgttcgacgaaattACTTTCAAATCATTTGGTTCGGTTCTTCATTGGTCCAAATTAACCTGAACCGAAATAactaaaattgattttaactatattttcaaactttaataaaatatattaatccaaGCTAAATGTTCAATCAGTGATTCTAAATTATGCATTAGAATTAGTGTTCAACAAAACGCTAGGTGCTAAACGGGTGGTGACCTTCTGCTTAGTGCCTAGAACGCTTAGTCGGAACCTAAACATTTTAAACGGTTTTAGAATAAAATGATATCTATTTATATACTACTACAtgaaatattagaaaaaaacattataaaaagcATTCTTGAAAACgaatttaaatttaacattttaaaataagataaataaaataataaaagtatagttatctttatatataatttgaaatatttattttgaaaaattaaaaaaatattaatatacattTAGATCCACCTAGCCTGCCCCGCAAACCagattaattttcattttagttgttatcttatatgaatcaaaatgcaaaaaaaaaaaaacaaattctggATCTTAAGTGGTGAATGCATGCATTAGTAAATAAATCAGCCCTTTTAAGATAATGTTTATTCATAAATAATACACAGAAATGTTTTCAATAGGATGTGAAGTAAATAAAAAGCAGAATAAGCAGAGCAAATCTT includes:
- a CDS encoding Pentatricopeptide repeat (PPR-like) superfamily protein (Pentatricopeptide repeat (PPR-like) superfamily protein; CONTAINS InterPro DOMAIN/s: Pentatricopeptide repeat (InterPro:IPR002885); BEST Arabidopsis thaliana protein match is: Tetratricopeptide repeat (TPR)-like superfamily protein (TAIR:AT3G29230.1); Has 1807 Blast hits to 1807 proteins in 277 species: Archae - 0; Bacteria - 0; Metazoa - 736; Fungi - 347; Plants - 385; Viruses - 0; Other Eukaryotes - 339 (source: NCBI BLink).), which encodes MIQRLSHPSLLSLETLFKLCKSEIHLNQIHARIIRKGLEQDQNLISIFISSSSSSSSSLSYSSSVFERVPSPGTYLWNHLIKGYSNKFLFFETVSILMRMMRTGLARPDEYTFPLVMKVCSNNGQVRVGSSVHGLVLRIGFDKDVVVGTSFVDFYGKCKDLFSARKVFGEMPERNAVSWTALVVAYVKSGELEEAKSMFDLMPERNLGSWNALVDGLVKSGDLVNAKKLFDEMPKRDIISYTSMIDGYAKGGDMVSARDLFEEARGVDVRAWSALILGYAQNGQPNEAFKVFSEMCAKNVKPDEFIMVGLMSACSQMGCFELCEKVDSYLHQRMNKFSSHYVVPALIDMNAKCGHMDRAAKLFEEMPQRDLVSYCSMMEGMAIHGCGSEAIRLFEKMVDEGIVPDEVAFTVILKVCGQSRLVEEGLRYFELMRKKYSILASPDHYSCIVNLLSRTGKLKEAYELIKSMPFEAHASAWGSLLGGCSLHGNTEIAEVVARHLFELEPQSAGSYVLLSNIYAALDRWTDVAHLRDKMNENGITKICGRSWISR
- a CDS encoding Tetratricopeptide repeat (TPR)-like superfamily protein (Tetratricopeptide repeat (TPR)-like superfamily protein; FUNCTIONS IN: binding; INVOLVED IN: biological_process unknown; LOCATED IN: cellular_component unknown; EXPRESSED IN: 17 plant structures; EXPRESSED DURING: 9 growth stages; CONTAINS InterPro DOMAIN/s: Tetratricopeptide-like helical (InterPro:IPR011990), Tetratricopeptide repeat-containing (InterPro:IPR013026), Tetratricopeptide repeat (InterPro:IPR019734); BEST Arabidopsis thaliana protein match is: Tetratricopeptide repeat (TPR)-like superfamily protein (TAIR:AT3G11540.1); Has 6183 Blast hits to 2629 proteins in 327 species: Archae - 94; Bacteria - 1884; Metazoa - 2136; Fungi - 1054; Plants - 282; Viruses - 0; Other Eukaryotes - 733 (source: NCBI BLink).) — encoded protein: MSLLRILSTLYKGTHRTSRSFSSSRNLICTTFANPLSGKPRISYQNDYGGHRTNLHLLDSRLWIILSGQAAILGFCGNTVLAEDESMKSKSGDNMDESGNTGLEKIEDGSVVSNIHTSKWRVFTDSGRDYFFQGKLEPAERLFGSAIQEAKEGFGEKDPHVASACNNLAELYRVKKEFDKAEPLYLEAVSILEEFYGPDDVRVGATLHNLGQLYLVQRKLEEARACYERALKLKGRVLGYNHPDYAETMYHLGTVLHMLGKNTDAEALILDSLKILEEGGQGESMAYIRRLRYLSQIYIRSNRLAEAEKLQRKLLHMMELSKGWNSMEAITAAEALALTLRLSGKLGEALELFEKCLNARKKLLPEGHIQIGGNLLHIAKTFMLQASQMRRTDNSEALSKLEKAKNYLENSARIAKDVLHKLKNQKSKAQKDEKSSAALRNYEHAALVILLQSLESLAALEMSKNEIHEPKEENLHAAEDSLLQCVTAYKEFGYGTQLQDSSEVKSEYLSCLKHLSALLAKKETTLNSKASPISLPELKEEIKRIDIDLRSQKTG
- a CDS encoding RING/U-box superfamily protein (RING/U-box superfamily protein; FUNCTIONS IN: zinc ion binding; INVOLVED IN: biological_process unknown; LOCATED IN: cellular_component unknown; CONTAINS InterPro DOMAIN/s: Zinc finger, C6HC-type (InterPro:IPR002867); BEST Arabidopsis thaliana protein match is: RING/U-box superfamily protein (TAIR:AT2G25370.1); Has 7408 Blast hits to 4284 proteins in 281 species: Archae - 7; Bacteria - 615; Metazoa - 2514; Fungi - 1158; Plants - 1001; Viruses - 87; Other Eukaryotes - 2026 (source: NCBI BLink).), which gives rise to MDYAVTKDIPNRKGEGSSKVGQSTFETQSCVDNVVYKLYFKGLVSGETATDKKAIVKVGFGVAICDEADNLFYGMNKSLYEAVINREEADILALITGLYESIHRGVKNVVICCDDRQIYQTIIGREKPQQKNVHLLEEVQRLRGRLASTGTVLVATRDDNFALRLAIDALVKATQEKPLTCSICSDKTDAEHMLLNDKCLHRHCFSCVKQQVKVKLRSGIVPPCLEDGCKSELTLESCSMVLTPKLIEMWKRKMEEDLIPDAEKIYCPYRSCSMLMSKTELSREAEQSNVRACIKCSELFCIDCKVPWHSDLSCADYKRIHSERLVNDMMLKVLANDQMWRQCSECKHMIELTEGCNHITCRCGYEFCYRCGHKWTKYHHYSCQLMDNREDEEDYNLHVDAEVNNDDDDDEDYVFDEDYEEDDDDDDDDDGTTYSLEDFRREIS
- a CDS encoding Tetratricopeptide repeat (TPR)-like superfamily protein, producing MSLLRILSTLYKGTHRTSRSFSSSRNLICTTFANPLSGKPRISYQNDYGGHRTNLHLLDSRLWIILSGQAAILGFCGNTVLAEDESMKSKSGDNMDESGNTGLEKIEDGSVVSNIHTSKWRVFTDSGRDYFFQGKLEPAERLFGSAIQEAKEGFGEKDPHVASACNNLAELYRVKKEFDKAEPLYLEAVSILEEFYGPDDVRVGATLHNLGQLYLVQRKLEEARACYERALKLKGRVLGYNHPDYAETMYHLGTVLHMLGKNTDAEALILDSLKILEEGGQGESMAYIRRLRYLSQIYIRSNRLAEAEKLQRKLLHMMELSKGWNSMEAITAAEALALTLRLSGKLGEALELFEKCLNARKKLLPEGHIQIGGNLLHIAKTFMLQASQMRRTDNSEALSKLEKAKNYLENSARIAKDVLHKLKNQKSKAQKDEKSSAALRNYEHAALVILVSLYRSNTWELYALKNNSFGTFSIRCSCNLLRVLQLWR